The nucleotide window AATCCTATAGGCTCATTTAAGTTTTTAGGGAAACATCCTGAAATTTCCGGGCTGATTGTTTCACTGATCTTAATTTATATTGCTGGACATGCAGTACAGAGCAACTGGAGTTTCTTTACCATGTATAAATTCAGCTGGACAGAAAGAATGGTAGGGATTTCGTTAGGAGTAGTGGGTTTATTGGTAGGACTTGTACAGGGTGGTCTTATCAGATGGACAACTCCAAGACTCGGAGAGCAGAAAAGTATCTATTACGGATTGGCTTTCTATGCAGTAGGAATGCTGTTATTTGCCTTTGCATCAGAAGGCTGGATGATGTTTGTATTTCTGATTCCGTATTGCCTGGGAGGAATCTGCGGACCGGCTTTACAGTCTGTAATCACGAAAAGTGTTCCTTCCAACGAACAGGGTGAACTTCAGGGAGCATTAACGAGTTTAATGAGTGCCACATCCATTATAGGACCTCCGATGATGACGAATTTATTTTACTTTTTTACCCATGATGAAGCACCATTCAAGTTTTCGGGAGCGCCGTTTTTCCTTGCATTTATTTTAATGGCTCTCAGCGTTGTGATTACTTATTCTGCTTTTCAGAAAAAAAGAAAAGATCTGGTTGATGTAACCTCCGAAAAAGACTTTCAGAAATAATAGATCTGTTCTATTCTGAATATATTTATAGCTTTGGGTTTAATCTATTCGATAACTTTACTGAAGTAGTTTTACTCAATTTTGTAACAGGAAAAACAAAATTATGAATGCATCAGATCTTGAAAAGTATCTCGAACGGATTCATTTCTCCGGTATTCCGGAAATGAATATGGAAACATTGAAGAAAATTCATCAGCTTCATCCCAAACATATCCCGTTTGAAAATATAGACCCTTATACAGAGAAAGTACCTTCTTTGAATGCAGATGATGTCTTTAAAAAACTGGTTGTTGAATCAAGAGGAGGATATTGTTATGAACAAAACCTGCTTTTAAGTGAAGTTTTAAAATATTTAGGATTTAATGTAAAGCTTCAGCTGGGAAGGGTAGTATGGGGAAGACAAGAAGACAGTGTTGCTGCACAGACACATTTGCTGCTTATTGTTGATTTTGAAGATAAAAAGTATGTTGTAGACTGTGGATTTGGAACTGCTACACTTACTTCTCCAATACTTTTAAATGAAGAAGATCAGCAGCAGACACCCAACGGAATATTTAAAGTTTCGCACAGAGAAAATACATATATCCTTTGGATGTGGAAAGAGCAATGGCTTCCGGTATATCGCTTCATCCCTGAGCATGTAGAGCTTATTGATCTTGAGATTTCAAATTGGTACCTGTCTACACATCCGGATTCGCATTTTAAGAATAAGCTGATCCTCTCAAAAGTAGATGAGAATGCCCGTTATACTTATACGGATCACATCCTGAACATCAGGTCTGATGATGGTGCGAAAGAGTCTGTAACGATAGAAAATGATATTCAGTTGTATGAAATACTGTTTAATACTTTCGGATTAAAGGAAAATGCAATAGAAGCCCTGAAATCAAAAGTTAGAATATGGTAGTATCAGAAAATATAACCTATAAAAAACCGGGAAGCTTGTAAAGGCTTCCCGGTTTTATTAATCAGATTTTTATGAGAATTATGGATAAAGGGATTTTGTCCCGTTACTTACTATATTGCTGCCCAATCCGGAGAATGATACAGAAAAATTAGTGGAATTAAAGCTTAAAGAACCTGTAGGAGTACAAAGTCCCAATGCATAACGGCATTGCCCGTAAGCACCTGTCCTTTTTGTAATTTTACTCTCGCTTTTCGCTTTTCCTAAGCTGATATAACCCCAATCACTTACATCTGCATTGGACACTGTAGAACCGGAATAATAAATGGTAATCTGGTATCCGGCTTCACCTCTCTTAGATCCCCATAACCAGTTAGCGGTCCACCACTGTTTATACCATTTGGAAGCTACTTTAGAAACTTCATCAGATGCTTCTGAATGTCCACGCGTATCCATCATAACAAGACCTCCGAAAATATTATCCCAGACAATACCTGAATCACCATAAAAGCATAATGTGGTAAATTTCCCGCTTTTACTGTTCCATGTTATTTCCATAACATTGATTCCGGCTTTTAGCTCTTCTGTGATTGCTTCATTTAATCCCTGTTGTGCTGTTGTCAGATTTTCTCCCTCGTACAGATCTCCGATTTTCCCGATTTTTACAGAAGAAGGATCCATGATGTTTCCTGATGCAATAAACTGGTCTTTATCTGTGATCAGTTTTTTGGAAAGCTCAACACCTTGCTGTGATGAAATTTTACCCAATACATGTACTCCTGTAATCTGTAAATCATTTTTCAGATAGGCTTCAAGATTTTTTCCGGATTCATCCAGTTGGTGCTGAACTGCTTCTGGGACAATTTGAGATGGAAGAGAAGTAATCTCCTTCTTCAGATCAGCAACAGTTACCTTTGACTGAACTGTTTCCTGCTGGTTCATTTCACTGCTTTCATTCCGGCAGCTGTTGAGAGTTAATACCGATAAGACGGCGAAAACTTTAAAAGTAGTCACTAGTTTTTTCATAATTAATATTTATTGGTTTGTGTGTTATAAATATACAGAATTATTATTTAATTCTCATTGTTTTGAATTAAATATTTGTTAATTTATAGGTGGCAGATAGCAGGAATTAGAGGGTAGGGAGCTTAAAGTTCAAGGTTTAAGGTTTAAGGTTTAAGGTTTAAAGTTCAAGGCTAGCGTTTAAGGTTATCAGTCAGCCAGCAAC belongs to Chryseobacterium gleum and includes:
- a CDS encoding TCR/Tet family MFS transporter, with protein sequence MENSKKKAAIGFIFITLLIDITGWGIIIPVVPKLIEELIHADISEAAKYGGWLGFAYAFTQFIFSPLVGNLSDKYGRRPIILISLFGFAVDYIFLALAPTIWWLFMGRIIAGITGASVTTASAYIADISTDEDRAKNFGLIGAAFGLGFIIGPVLGGVLGHYGARVPFYAAAGLCLLNFLYGYFILPESLDKDKRREFDWKRANPIGSFKFLGKHPEISGLIVSLILIYIAGHAVQSNWSFFTMYKFSWTERMVGISLGVVGLLVGLVQGGLIRWTTPRLGEQKSIYYGLAFYAVGMLLFAFASEGWMMFVFLIPYCLGGICGPALQSVITKSVPSNEQGELQGALTSLMSATSIIGPPMMTNLFYFFTHDEAPFKFSGAPFFLAFILMALSVVITYSAFQKKRKDLVDVTSEKDFQK
- a CDS encoding arylamine N-acetyltransferase family protein is translated as MNASDLEKYLERIHFSGIPEMNMETLKKIHQLHPKHIPFENIDPYTEKVPSLNADDVFKKLVVESRGGYCYEQNLLLSEVLKYLGFNVKLQLGRVVWGRQEDSVAAQTHLLLIVDFEDKKYVVDCGFGTATLTSPILLNEEDQQQTPNGIFKVSHRENTYILWMWKEQWLPVYRFIPEHVELIDLEISNWYLSTHPDSHFKNKLILSKVDENARYTYTDHILNIRSDDGAKESVTIENDIQLYEILFNTFGLKENAIEALKSKVRIW